The Nitrosomonas cryotolerans ATCC 49181 genome includes a window with the following:
- a CDS encoding malate dehydrogenase, whose amino-acid sequence MKPPIRIAITGATGQICYSLLFRIAAGDMLGKDQPVILQLHDISEALPLFDGIVMELLDCAFPLLTDIITTDNPKTAFNNVDLAILVGARPRSENMERKDLLKANGPIFVEQGRALDEAAKRNVKILVVGNPANTNAYIAMKNAPNLKPDNFSAMLRLDHNRALSQVAQKLSQPISRVKKMIVWGNHSGTQYPDLSHAMVGDEKVISLIKDSAWIEDYFLPTIQRRGMTIIEARHGKSSAASAANAIINHMHDWIFGTKDNDWVSMGIPSDGSYGIAEGVIYGFPVTCHTGKYAIVEGLELDSTSKEKLQKSYQELIEERDAVQHLLN is encoded by the coding sequence ATGAAACCTCCCATTCGTATCGCGATTACCGGTGCAACCGGTCAGATTTGTTACAGCCTGTTATTTCGAATAGCAGCAGGTGACATGTTGGGCAAAGATCAGCCGGTCATTCTACAATTACACGATATCTCAGAAGCGTTGCCCTTATTTGATGGCATAGTAATGGAACTACTTGATTGTGCCTTCCCGTTACTGACTGATATTATCACTACCGATAATCCAAAAACCGCATTTAATAATGTTGATCTAGCCATACTAGTCGGTGCTCGCCCACGTTCTGAAAATATGGAACGTAAAGATTTGCTTAAAGCAAATGGGCCTATTTTTGTTGAGCAAGGCAGGGCTCTCGATGAAGCCGCCAAGCGTAACGTAAAGATTCTTGTTGTGGGCAACCCTGCCAATACGAACGCCTACATTGCAATGAAAAATGCGCCAAATCTCAAACCCGACAATTTTTCAGCAATGCTGCGATTAGATCATAATCGTGCTTTATCTCAAGTTGCTCAGAAACTTTCACAACCGATTTCACGCGTTAAAAAAATGATCGTATGGGGTAACCATTCCGGTACGCAATATCCAGATTTATCTCATGCTATGGTTGGTGACGAAAAAGTAATTTCTCTTATTAAAGATTCTGCATGGATCGAAGATTATTTTTTACCCACCATACAAAGACGAGGCATGACGATTATTGAGGCGCGCCATGGAAAATCAAGTGCAGCAAGTGCAGCCAACGCAATTATCAATCATATGCATGATTGGATATTTGGTACTAAAGATAATGATTGGGTATCGATGGGTATACCATCTGATGGAAGCTATGGTATTGCCGAAGGAGTCATATACGGTTTCCCTGTCACCTGTCATACCGGAAAATATGCAATTGTTGAAGGATTAGAGTTGGATAGTACAAGTAAAGAAAAATTACAAAAAAGCTATCAGGAATTGATAGAAGAGCGAGATGCTGTCCAGCATTTGTTAAATTAA
- a CDS encoding TIGR04063 family PEP-CTERM/XrtA system glycosyltransferase, producing the protein MRILHILDHSIPLHSGYTFRTLSILRAQHLLGWETFHITSIKQGSNQIDEEYIDDWHFYRTPTVGSFAAKLPVLKQLIVIDSLTRRLRQVVETVKPDVLHAHSPALNAIAALRVGRHLGIPVIYEIRAFWEDAAVDHGTNREWGLRYRFTRWLESYAVRRVNAVTTICEGLRNDIVKRGISSDKVTVIPNAVDIDKFSVGGVADTTFKNQLGLKDKRLIGFIGSFYAYEGLDILLRALPLMIARIPELCILLTGGGPQDEKLRQLAKDLGIQDKVVFTGRIPHEQVQKYYDLLEVLVYPRLSMRLTDLVTPLKPLEAMAQGRLLAASDVGGHLELIRDGETGLLFKAGDPQSLADKVCDLLSSPEQWPALRQAGRHFVETERNWLVSVSRYKAVYESLVTNRER; encoded by the coding sequence ATGCGAATTCTCCATATTCTCGATCATTCGATTCCACTGCATAGCGGCTATACTTTTCGTACGCTTTCTATTCTCAGAGCGCAACATTTACTGGGATGGGAGACCTTCCACATAACGAGCATCAAGCAAGGAAGTAATCAAATAGACGAAGAATATATTGATGATTGGCATTTTTATCGCACTCCAACTGTGGGCAGTTTCGCAGCTAAATTACCTGTTTTAAAACAGCTAATCGTTATCGATAGTTTGACACGTCGCTTGCGTCAAGTGGTTGAAACGGTTAAACCGGATGTTCTTCACGCACACTCTCCCGCACTGAATGCCATCGCCGCTTTACGCGTTGGTCGACATTTAGGTATTCCAGTTATTTATGAAATCAGAGCATTTTGGGAAGATGCTGCTGTTGATCATGGAACCAATCGTGAGTGGGGATTGCGATATCGTTTTACTCGTTGGCTTGAAAGTTACGCGGTAAGGCGTGTCAATGCTGTTACCACTATTTGCGAAGGATTACGAAATGATATCGTTAAGCGCGGGATATCGTCCGATAAGGTGACTGTTATTCCTAATGCCGTAGATATTGATAAATTTTCTGTGGGCGGTGTAGCAGACACCACATTTAAAAATCAATTGGGCTTAAAAGATAAACGACTGATCGGGTTTATTGGGTCATTTTATGCCTACGAAGGCCTGGATATTCTGTTGCGTGCTTTGCCTTTAATGATAGCCAGAATACCGGAGTTGTGTATATTGTTGACGGGAGGTGGCCCTCAAGATGAGAAACTAAGACAGCTTGCCAAAGATCTTGGTATTCAAGATAAAGTTGTATTTACTGGCCGTATTCCGCATGAGCAGGTACAGAAATATTACGACTTACTTGAGGTTTTAGTGTACCCACGTTTATCCATGCGCCTGACTGATCTGGTTACGCCACTTAAACCGCTGGAGGCTATGGCACAAGGTCGATTACTTGCTGCCTCCGATGTGGGAGGACATCTGGAATTAATACGTGATGGAGAAACGGGCTTATTATTCAAAGCAGGTGATCCGCAATCCCTTGCTGATAAAGTGTGTGATCTCTTGAGTAGCCCGGAGCAATGGCCTGCTTTACGCCAGGCTGGACGTCATTTTGTAGAAACCGAGCGTAACTGGCTAGTTAGTGTATCGCGTTACAAGGCGGTCTATGAATCACTTGTTACAAACAGAGAGAGATGA
- a CDS encoding glycosyltransferase family 4 protein — protein sequence MNHLLQTERDDVKTAALCIGLVGPLPPPFGGMANQTQQLEKLLRTEGMTVELIQVNAPYRPSWVGNIKGLRALFRLLPYLIHLWQAASKVQLFHIMANSGWSWHLYAAPAIWIAKLKGKSVIVNYRGGEAEAFFRQSFFWVKPSLNQTDAIVVPSGFLEAVFEKRGFVTSIVPNIIDLSRFFTESGKKNTTRRNFPHLILTRNLESIYDNATALRAFHLVKNTFHNAHLTIAGSGPQRQMLENLSAELGLQEAVTFTGRIDNDCMAQLYRCADLMINPSLVDNMPISILEALASGVPVVSTHVGGVPYLVEHGKTALLVPAQDPVAMSNAILQLFKDPDMAEKMRKAGLESIQKYTWPSVKNRLIRVYTQALNNKKN from the coding sequence ATGAATCACTTGTTACAAACAGAGAGAGATGATGTGAAGACAGCAGCACTGTGTATCGGATTAGTTGGGCCATTACCGCCTCCTTTTGGAGGAATGGCGAATCAAACCCAACAATTAGAAAAATTATTGCGCACAGAAGGAATGACAGTAGAGCTGATCCAAGTCAATGCACCTTATCGGCCATCCTGGGTTGGCAACATAAAAGGATTGAGAGCGCTTTTTCGGCTTCTTCCTTATCTGATTCATCTTTGGCAAGCCGCAAGCAAGGTACAGCTATTTCACATTATGGCTAATTCCGGTTGGTCTTGGCATTTGTATGCCGCACCGGCTATCTGGATAGCCAAACTTAAAGGGAAATCGGTTATTGTCAATTATCGAGGTGGAGAAGCCGAGGCATTTTTTCGACAGTCTTTTTTCTGGGTGAAACCCAGCTTAAATCAGACTGATGCCATTGTTGTCCCTTCGGGTTTTCTTGAGGCTGTATTCGAAAAGAGGGGATTTGTAACCAGTATCGTGCCCAATATTATTGACCTTAGCAGATTTTTTACTGAATCAGGTAAAAAGAATACAACGAGAAGGAATTTTCCTCACCTCATTTTGACGCGCAATCTGGAATCTATCTATGATAATGCGACCGCTTTGCGCGCTTTTCATTTGGTCAAAAATACTTTTCATAATGCGCACTTAACTATTGCCGGATCGGGCCCGCAACGACAAATGTTGGAAAACCTGAGTGCGGAGCTAGGACTGCAAGAAGCAGTTACTTTCACTGGACGAATCGATAATGACTGTATGGCTCAACTTTACCGTTGTGCCGATTTAATGATCAATCCCAGTCTGGTTGATAATATGCCCATTTCGATACTGGAGGCACTGGCGAGTGGCGTGCCGGTGGTAAGCACGCATGTTGGCGGTGTGCCTTACCTGGTGGAACATGGTAAAACAGCTTTGCTGGTGCCGGCACAGGATCCAGTAGCGATGTCTAATGCGATATTACAGCTATTTAAAGATCCAGATATGGCAGAGAAGATGCGTAAAGCAGGTTTGGAGTCGATACAGAAATACACTTGGCCTAGTGTAAAAAATCGTTTGATCAGGGTATATACACAAGCTTTAAATAACAAAAAAAACTGA